From a region of the uncultured Desulfatiglans sp. genome:
- a CDS encoding Cupin 2 conserved barrel domain-containing protein — MMVHRSEDGYRTLADGIRMKTLVYGELTILCEFKLEGGKKLPLHHHPHEQTGYVVSGRIVLRAGDDSFEAGPGDSWCIHKDVPHEAEVLTDAVVVEVFSPVREDYLP; from the coding sequence TTGATGGTTCACAGAAGCGAGGACGGATATCGAACGCTGGCCGACGGCATCCGGATGAAAACATTGGTGTACGGTGAATTGACGATCCTTTGCGAATTCAAGCTCGAAGGCGGAAAGAAACTCCCCCTGCACCACCATCCTCACGAGCAGACCGGATACGTGGTCAGCGGCCGGATCGTCCTGAGGGCGGGGGATGACTCCTTCGAGGCCGGGCCGGGTGACAGCTGGTGCATCCACAAGGATGTTCCCCATGAGGCCGAGGTCCTCACGGATGCCGTCGTTGTGGAGGTCTTTTCGCCGGTGAGGGAAGACTATCTTCCCTGA
- a CDS encoding hypothetical protein (Evidence 5 : Unknown function), whose protein sequence is MVKTRKKKPFLARPLFWIMLLLVLGGGGAGWYFWRSFFEHGAEFHALVVQIDQEQRRVAVGETLFLHPGERVKILEIATNIPFNHDLRLVSPGFDVNALRFEEMPLVSLLPDRDIYDHYRFEVSVKYRNDTIGSINLNIRPFLEDWADKAVRTISLEERTAILRKALGFHPNERKLLQLLAETYKGMAQWRKAGETIELMNQETHDPAVLKEIRDLYAAAGDSEAVIRILKEITKRDPEDISTLRELAEELDRGGRTDEAVSCYETLLGLIPEGEALPIHSRLALIHAEAGRHQAAIDQYLQLARHQPDDPNLYYNLAYLHEQLGLEEASDDYLKKALQLNAADREGRLKLSLHLIEQGQWKEARRWLEEVLAAGPMDQEGLLLMAQVLEKLGDEQALAEIYRRIAANNPQNDTVLFNLGVLEYQNGRLEEAANHLTAYAERHPEDVSALTILFDLHRRMENVTQAVNAARSLIRLQPDHMVAYTYLFENLHDRKDYQGIVEAFEPAVEANPKEKALRQYLLVAYLELGREDRAMSTLEGILELDPDNPELWLNLARLREKHRDVKGAMEAYHQVLQRIPQHQEASEAFLRLRLENLDASPDS, encoded by the coding sequence TTGGTCAAGACACGGAAAAAGAAACCTTTCCTTGCCCGGCCCCTTTTCTGGATAATGCTCCTGCTCGTCTTGGGGGGCGGCGGTGCAGGCTGGTATTTCTGGCGCAGTTTTTTCGAACACGGCGCCGAATTCCATGCCCTCGTGGTGCAGATCGATCAGGAGCAGAGACGGGTCGCCGTTGGCGAGACCCTCTTCCTGCATCCCGGAGAGCGGGTGAAGATCTTGGAAATCGCAACCAACATCCCCTTCAACCATGATCTCCGCCTGGTCAGCCCTGGTTTCGACGTCAACGCCCTGCGCTTCGAAGAGATGCCTCTGGTCTCCCTGCTGCCCGATCGAGATATTTACGATCATTATCGTTTCGAGGTCTCCGTCAAGTACCGCAATGATACGATCGGTTCTATCAACCTGAACATCAGACCCTTCCTCGAGGACTGGGCCGACAAGGCCGTGCGCACCATTTCACTCGAAGAGCGGACCGCCATCCTCCGAAAGGCCCTCGGTTTCCACCCGAACGAAAGGAAGCTTCTGCAGCTTCTCGCCGAAACCTACAAAGGCATGGCCCAGTGGCGGAAGGCCGGTGAAACGATAGAGCTCATGAATCAGGAAACCCACGATCCGGCCGTCCTCAAAGAAATCCGGGACCTCTATGCCGCTGCCGGTGATTCAGAGGCGGTGATCCGGATCCTCAAAGAGATCACCAAACGGGATCCGGAAGATATCTCAACGCTTCGGGAACTCGCTGAGGAACTGGACCGCGGCGGACGGACGGATGAGGCCGTCAGCTGTTATGAGACCCTCCTTGGACTGATACCGGAGGGGGAAGCGTTGCCGATCCATTCGAGGTTGGCCCTCATCCATGCCGAGGCCGGGCGGCACCAGGCGGCCATCGACCAGTATCTGCAGCTCGCCCGCCACCAACCCGATGACCCGAATCTCTATTACAACCTCGCCTATCTCCATGAGCAGCTCGGGCTGGAGGAAGCATCCGACGATTACCTGAAGAAGGCGCTGCAGCTGAATGCGGCGGATCGGGAAGGCCGCCTCAAACTCAGCCTTCATCTGATCGAACAGGGGCAATGGAAGGAGGCGAGGCGCTGGCTGGAAGAGGTGCTGGCCGCCGGCCCGATGGATCAGGAAGGGCTGCTGCTGATGGCCCAGGTCCTGGAAAAGCTGGGGGACGAACAGGCACTGGCGGAAATTTACCGCCGTATTGCAGCGAACAATCCCCAAAATGATACGGTGCTCTTCAACCTGGGGGTGCTCGAGTACCAGAACGGGCGGCTCGAAGAGGCTGCCAACCATCTGACCGCCTATGCTGAACGCCATCCCGAAGATGTTTCGGCCCTGACCATCCTCTTCGACCTACACCGCCGTATGGAGAATGTCACGCAGGCCGTGAATGCCGCTCGAAGCCTGATACGCCTCCAGCCCGACCATATGGTCGCTTATACGTACCTCTTCGAAAACCTGCACGACCGGAAGGATTATCAGGGCATCGTCGAGGCCTTCGAACCGGCGGTTGAGGCCAACCCAAAGGAAAAGGCCCTGCGCCAATACCTGCTGGTGGCTTACCTCGAGCTCGGAAGAGAGGATCGAGCCATGAGCACCCTGGAGGGCATTCTCGAACTCGATCCAGATAACCCCGAACTCTGGCTGAACCTTGCACGATTGCGCGAAAAGCATCGGGATGTGAAGGGGGCCATGGAGGCCTACCACCAAGTCCTCCAACGGATCCCTCAGCACCAGGAGGCCTCCGAGGCCTTCCTCCGCCTGCGGCTTGAAAACCTGGATGCCTCACCGGACTCTTGA
- the secF gene encoding Protein translocase subunit SecF yields MEFIKPGTHIDFIGRRKIAYVFSLLMIFATIALLVWRGGPNYGVDFSGGLLIQVKLDQKRTPTEIKTALEPLGLQDSVVQEFGEEAELEYLIRVRKMDLDLSGLSEKVQSGLEAQFGTPADIRRVEMVGPKVGEDLRQKALFALFYTILIIAIYISGRFELKWLMSGVMAVTLIFIVYVASIFGVSVTWLIILALLVSLGMCWFLNLKYALGAIIALIHDVAITIGVFALTDREISLAIIAAILTIAGYSLNDTIIVFDRIRENLRRFKRRPLGETINTSINETLSRTILTSSTTLVVVVALFVLGGGVIHDFAFALLVGIGVGTYSSIFVASPILLLWEGRARGKAKGAQVQSK; encoded by the coding sequence ATGGAATTCATCAAGCCGGGAACCCACATCGATTTCATTGGAAGGCGTAAAATCGCGTACGTATTTTCCCTACTCATGATCTTCGCCACGATCGCTCTCCTTGTCTGGCGGGGCGGCCCCAATTACGGCGTCGACTTCTCGGGCGGCCTCCTCATCCAGGTCAAACTCGATCAGAAACGGACACCGACGGAGATCAAGACCGCCTTGGAACCCTTGGGGTTGCAGGACAGCGTTGTACAGGAATTCGGTGAGGAAGCCGAGCTGGAATATCTCATCCGTGTGCGCAAAATGGATCTGGACTTGAGCGGCCTGAGCGAAAAGGTCCAATCCGGTCTGGAGGCCCAATTCGGAACGCCTGCCGACATCCGCCGTGTGGAGATGGTCGGGCCGAAGGTCGGGGAAGACCTCCGGCAGAAGGCTTTGTTCGCCCTCTTCTACACGATCCTGATCATCGCCATTTACATTTCCGGCCGATTCGAACTGAAGTGGTTGATGAGCGGTGTCATGGCCGTCACCTTGATCTTCATCGTCTATGTCGCATCGATCTTCGGGGTGAGCGTCACCTGGCTGATCATCCTGGCTTTGCTCGTCAGCCTGGGCATGTGCTGGTTCCTGAATTTGAAATATGCGCTTGGGGCGATCATCGCCCTGATCCACGACGTCGCCATCACGATAGGGGTATTCGCCTTGACGGACCGGGAGATCTCCCTGGCCATCATCGCCGCCATCCTGACCATCGCCGGTTACTCGCTGAACGATACAATCATCGTCTTCGACCGTATACGGGAGAATCTGCGGCGTTTCAAGCGCCGGCCTTTAGGCGAAACCATCAACACCAGCATCAATGAAACCCTTAGCCGCACCATTCTAACCTCTTCCACCACCCTGGTCGTGGTCGTCGCGCTGTTCGTCCTGGGCGGCGGTGTCATCCACGACTTCGCCTTTGCGCTCCTGGTGGGAATCGGGGTGGGAACCTATTCTTCCATCTTCGTCGCCAGCCCAATTCTGCTCCTCTGGGAAGGCCGCGCAAGAGGCAAAGCCAAAGGAGCGCAGGTCCAGTCGAAATGA
- a CDS encoding putative ATPase (Evidence 3 : Putative function from multiple computational evidences), producing MYVDTITILHSRFPRRESYPFNVPALSCTDRLDLRDRAVFLVGDNGSGKSTLLEAVARRYGLTVWGGEKTHTAHRNPFSKSLHHFLSMEGTWEWGGIVKGFFFRAESFFNFAAFIDDMSLTDRNLLDYYGGRSLHQQSHGEAFLSFFEHRCRLPGLYLLDEPEAALSPRNQLQFIFILHRALARPATQFIIATHSPILLSYPKAQILSCDHAPIEEIAYQQTKSYRFYKDFLEDPTAFLKDFE from the coding sequence GTGTACGTGGACACCATCACCATTCTGCACAGCCGGTTCCCCAGAAGGGAATCCTATCCATTCAATGTTCCGGCTTTGAGCTGCACCGATCGCCTCGATCTGCGGGATCGTGCGGTGTTCCTCGTCGGCGACAACGGAAGCGGCAAATCGACTCTGCTCGAAGCCGTTGCGCGCAGATACGGCCTGACGGTTTGGGGAGGCGAAAAAACCCACACCGCGCACCGGAACCCCTTCAGCAAATCGCTGCATCACTTTCTCAGCATGGAGGGGACGTGGGAATGGGGGGGGATCGTGAAGGGGTTTTTCTTCAGGGCCGAAAGCTTCTTCAACTTTGCAGCCTTTATCGACGATATGAGCCTCACGGACAGAAATCTTCTGGATTATTACGGCGGGCGTTCGCTGCACCAGCAATCGCATGGGGAGGCGTTTCTTTCGTTCTTCGAACATCGCTGCCGCCTCCCGGGCCTCTATCTGCTCGATGAACCGGAGGCGGCGCTCTCACCCCGCAACCAGCTCCAATTCATCTTCATCCTCCATCGGGCTCTCGCCCGCCCGGCGACGCAGTTCATCATCGCCACGCACTCGCCCATTCTCCTAAGTTATCCGAAGGCCCAGATTCTGAGCTGCGATCATGCCCCCATCGAGGAAATCGCGTATCAACAGACAAAATCCTACCGCTTCTACAAGGATTTTCTTGAGGACCCAACAGCTTTTTTAAAAGACTTCGAATAG
- the mutT gene encoding 8-oxo-dGTP diphosphatase has protein sequence MNGRKPHYDVSAGILSEQGRILITRRPEGTHLEGLWEFPGGKQEAGETPEACLKREMMEELGIRVRLERPLATIDHAYASKSVTLHFFLCTREEGRPIARQGQAIRWVTVQELGALPFPPPDLKVIDILMNTFE, from the coding sequence ATGAATGGACGCAAGCCCCATTACGATGTGTCTGCCGGAATCCTCTCGGAGCAGGGGAGGATCCTCATCACCCGCCGTCCCGAAGGCACCCACCTGGAGGGGCTGTGGGAATTCCCAGGAGGGAAGCAGGAGGCCGGGGAAACTCCGGAGGCCTGCCTGAAGCGCGAGATGATGGAAGAGCTCGGCATTCGTGTAAGGTTGGAGCGCCCTCTTGCAACCATCGATCACGCCTATGCCTCCAAGAGCGTCACGCTCCATTTCTTCCTGTGCACCCGAGAGGAAGGACGACCCATCGCACGCCAGGGACAGGCGATCAGGTGGGTGACCGTTCAGGAACTGGGGGCGCTTCCATTCCCCCCACCGGACTTGAAGGTCATCGACATCCTTATGAACACCTTCGAATAA
- the secD gene encoding Protein translocase subunit SecD: MSKSLSWRSALAGLVLLAALIYLTPSLTSTLPDWWSRVLPDDRIRLGLDLQGGIHLVLEVEVDKAVESHLERTVEELKGDLRKEKLRYQAIERTGLDGIEVMMMRAEDVQTFRDTVGMIYSDFDIKTGGEEDGHPVMLLMLQANARKRIKEMAVDQALETIRNRIDQFGVTEPEIRPQEDHRILVQLPGVSDPKRAIELIGKTALLEFKLVDEDHSLDEALEGNIPPGSEILYESPPATGSPDRRRIPYLLKKRAVLTGEYITDARVAIDSQYNEPYVSLSFDTRGARLFEQITGENIKKRLAIVLDNNVYSAPVIQDKIAGGKAQITGRFTMDEAKDLAIVLRAGALPAPVKILEERTVGPSLGMDSIQKGIKSMLIGGLIVILFMAIYYNLSGLIADLALVLNMIFIMAGLSFFGATLTLPGIAGIILTIGMSVDANVLIFERIREESRLGKTPRAAIEAGYGKALVTILDAQVTTLIGALILFQFGTGPVRGFAVTLSIGIVASLFTAIFVTRIIFDLLYVQKRMKKLSI, encoded by the coding sequence GTGTCAAAAAGCTTGAGTTGGCGTAGCGCATTGGCTGGGCTCGTCCTGTTGGCGGCCTTGATCTATCTGACCCCTTCTCTCACGAGCACCCTCCCCGACTGGTGGTCGCGGGTCCTCCCCGATGATCGCATCCGTCTGGGTCTCGATCTACAGGGGGGCATCCATCTGGTCCTGGAAGTGGAAGTGGATAAAGCCGTGGAAAGCCACCTGGAGCGGACTGTCGAAGAGTTGAAGGGCGATCTGCGCAAGGAGAAACTCCGCTATCAGGCGATCGAACGAACCGGTCTCGACGGGATTGAGGTCATGATGATGCGCGCAGAAGACGTCCAGACCTTCAGGGACACCGTCGGGATGATCTATTCCGATTTCGATATCAAGACAGGCGGAGAGGAAGACGGCCATCCCGTCATGCTGTTGATGCTCCAAGCAAACGCCCGCAAGCGCATCAAGGAGATGGCGGTCGATCAGGCCCTGGAGACCATCCGCAACCGGATCGATCAGTTCGGTGTCACAGAACCCGAAATCCGCCCCCAGGAAGACCACCGTATCCTGGTTCAGCTGCCGGGGGTCAGCGATCCCAAACGGGCGATCGAATTGATCGGCAAGACCGCGCTTCTCGAATTCAAACTGGTGGACGAAGACCATAGTCTGGACGAAGCCCTCGAGGGGAACATCCCGCCCGGTAGCGAGATCCTCTATGAAAGCCCGCCTGCCACGGGTTCGCCGGACCGGCGCCGAATTCCATACCTGCTCAAGAAAAGGGCGGTCCTGACCGGAGAGTACATCACCGATGCCCGTGTCGCCATTGACAGCCAGTACAACGAACCCTACGTTTCCCTGTCTTTCGATACCCGCGGAGCCAGGCTCTTCGAGCAGATCACCGGAGAAAACATCAAGAAGCGGCTGGCCATCGTCCTGGACAACAACGTCTATTCCGCACCAGTCATCCAGGACAAGATCGCCGGCGGCAAGGCCCAGATTACAGGCCGCTTCACCATGGATGAGGCGAAGGACCTCGCCATCGTTTTGCGTGCCGGCGCCCTGCCCGCACCCGTGAAGATCCTCGAGGAAAGGACCGTAGGACCTTCCCTGGGAATGGATTCCATCCAGAAAGGGATCAAATCCATGCTGATCGGCGGACTGATCGTCATCCTGTTCATGGCCATTTACTATAATCTCTCCGGCCTGATCGCCGATCTTGCCCTTGTCTTGAACATGATCTTCATCATGGCGGGACTCTCCTTTTTCGGCGCCACCCTCACGCTGCCGGGCATCGCCGGGATCATCCTGACCATCGGCATGTCGGTGGATGCCAACGTGCTGATCTTCGAACGTATCCGGGAAGAATCGCGCCTGGGGAAGACGCCCCGCGCCGCCATCGAGGCCGGCTACGGAAAGGCTCTGGTGACGATCCTCGACGCGCAGGTCACCACCCTCATCGGCGCACTGATCCTGTTTCAGTTCGGGACCGGACCCGTGCGAGGGTTCGCCGTCACCCTGAGCATCGGCATCGTGGCCAGTCTCTTTACCGCGATCTTCGTGACCCGGATCATCTTCGATCTGCTTTACGTCCAGAAGCGCATGAAAAAGCTCAGCATCTAA